A single Brassica rapa cultivar Chiifu-401-42 chromosome A04, CAAS_Brap_v3.01, whole genome shotgun sequence DNA region contains:
- the LOC103865636 gene encoding pentatricopeptide repeat-containing protein At1g02060, chloroplastic, which translates to MARGSGLHALFAPKPQRTKSKLATSLARAINSSDQVESSLSSLQPLSLSTTTVLQTLRLITHPPRALRFFDYLSTTTSFSHNPHSFFLMLHLLSQSRNLNAARNFLFSIEKRSNGSVKLHPRFFNTLIKSYADAGLLHESLSLFHTMKEMSITPSPITFNTLLSILLKRGKTGMALDLFREMRRTYGVSPDAYTFNILINGFCKNSMVAEAFRVFKDMRFDPDLVTYNTIIDGLCRAGKVNTARNVLNGMVKRGVVPPNVVSYTTLVRGYCMKHEVDKALALFREIDEPNAVSFNTLIKGLSEARRFDEIKEVLRASSAFAPDRCTFNVLIKAHCDGGDLDEAVKVFGEMERPDSASYSVLIRALCLRQEFGRAERLFDELYEKGVLLEKDGSKPIAAAYNPMFEYLCANGKTKRAERVFRQLMKIGAQDPASYGTLIMGHCREGGFKGGYELLVLMLRREFVPDFEIYELLIDGLLKTGEALLAHDVLERMMRSSYLPVAATFHCVLEELVRRGFANECFDLVRIMLEKGIRQNVDLSTDVVRLLFSSGQKDKAFLVVRLVYENGYLVKMEELIDFLCESRKLVDSAHKLVLFCLENNQMVDISRCNRVIEGLCKRKRHSEAFGLFNELVEVGKHQELSCHVVLRNALEAAGKFEEVRFVSKRMAASDDSYGLKQGISS; encoded by the exons ATGGCTCGTGGTTCAGGACTCCACGCTTTGTTCGCCCCCAAGCCTCAACG GACCAAATCAAAACTCGCCACGTCCCTCGCACGTGCCATCAACTCCTCAGACCAAGTCGAGTCATCACTCTCATCACTCCAACCCCTCTCCCTCTCAACAACCACCGTCCTCCAAACCCTCCGCCTCATCACCCACCCTCCCCGCGCCCTCCGCTTCTTCGACTAcctctccaccaccacctccttcTCCCACAACCCCCACTCCTTCTTCCTCATGCTCCACCTCCTCTCCCAATCCCGCAACCTCAACGCCGCCCGCAACTTCCTCTTCTCCATCGAGAAACGCTCCAACGGCTCCGTCAAGCTCCACCCTCGCTTCTTCAACACCCTCATCAAATCCTACGCCGACGCCGGCCTCCTCCACGAGTCTCTCTCCCTCTTCCACACCATGAAAGAAATGAGCATCACCCCTTCCCCCATCACCTTCAACACTCTCCTCTCTATCCTCCTCAAGCGCGGCAAAACCGGCATGGCCCTCGATCTCTTCCGCGAGATGCGCCGCACCTACGGTGTCTCCCCGGACGCCTACACTTTCAACATCTTGATCAACGGGTTTTGTAAGAACTCTATGGTGGCCGAAGCCTTTAGAGTTTTCAAAGACATGAGATTTGATCCTGATCTTGTTACTTACAACACCATCATCGACGGGCTATGCAGAGCTGGGAAGGTTAATACAGCGCGTAACGTGTTGAACGGGATGGTTAAGAGAGGTGTGGTGCCTCCCAACGTTGTTAGTTACACGACTCTTGTGAGAGGGTACTGTATGAAGCACGAGGTTGATAAAGCTTTGGCTTTGTTTCGTGAGATTGATGAACCGAACGCTGTGAGTTTCAATACTCTGATCAAGGGTCTCTCCGAGGCTCGGAGGTTTGATGAGATCAAGGAGGTTCTGAGAGCTAGCAGCGCGTTTGCTCCGGATAGATGCACTTTTAATGTTCTGATCAAAGCTCATTGCGACGGTGGAGATTTGGATGAAGCCGTGAAGGTGTTTGGAGAGATGGAGCGGCCTGATTCGGCTTCTTACAGTGTGTTGATTCGCGCTCTTTGCTTGAGACAGGAGTTTGGTAGAGCGGAGAGGCTGTTTGACGAGTTGTATGAGAAGggagtgttgttggagaaggATGGTTCGAAGCCTATTGCTGCGGCGTATAACCCGATGTTTGAGTACTTATGCGCCAACGGGAAGACGAAGCGAGCGGAGAGAGTTTTCAGGCAGCTGATGAAGATAGGAGCGCAGGATCCGGCGTCTTACGGGACTTTGATTATGGGACACTGCAGAGAAGGTGGTTTCAAAGGTGGTTACGAGCTGTTGGTTCTGATGCTGAGGAGGGAGTTTGTGCCTGATTTTGAAATCTATGAGTTGCTGATTGATGGGCTGTTGAAGACTGGTGAGGCTCTTCTCGCTCACGATGTCTTGGAAAGGATGATGAGGAGCTCTTATCTTCCCGTTGCAGCCACTTTCCACTGTGTACTTGAGGAGCTTGTTAGAAGAGGGTTTGCTAACGAGTGTTTTGACTTGGTGAGGATAATGTTGGAGAAAGGAATAAGACAGAACGTTGATCTTTCGACGGATGTTGTTAGGTTGCTGTTTAGCAGTGGTCAGAAGGATAAGGCGTTTTTGGTTGTTAGGTTGGTTTATGAGAACGGTTATTTGGTTAAGATGGAGGAGTTGATTGATTTCTTATGCGAGAGTAGAAAACTAGTTGATTCAGCTCACAAGCTTGTCCTGTTTTGTCTGGAGAATAATCAGATGGTAGATATCAGTAGATGCAACAGAGTCATAGAAGGACTGTGTAAGCGTAAGAGACACTCTGAAGCGTTTGGTTTGTTTAATGAATTGGTGGAAGTAGGAAAACACCAGGAGCTTAGCTGCCATGTGGTTTTGAGAAACGCCTTGGAGGCTGCTGGTAAGTTTGAAGAAGTTCGGTTTGTGTCAAAGAGGATGGCTGCGTCAGATGATTCCTATGGACTAAAACAAGGGATATCATCTTGA
- the LOC103865996 gene encoding LOW QUALITY PROTEIN: DBF4-type zinc finger-containing protein 2 homolog (The sequence of the model RefSeq protein was modified relative to this genomic sequence to represent the inferred CDS: inserted 2 bases in 1 codon; deleted 1 base in 1 codon; substituted 1 base at 1 genomic stop codon) has translation MSIGRNVWNKSKQHQVSLAQXLNYLEPHXNTKPIMSTENKGLIHLFNSSPNTYFRHTHQKAMDSSYTDLVMFNSQGQHDEGNMSRLPWKRERSNHLNLSPDEDEELANCLVLLSNSGNAYKNERKTVKKQKTAHVFQCKGCKKVFASHQALGGHRASHKKVKGCFASQDKKAEEEEEEEYKEEEDEEEEDEEEDKPHITTRKRSNAHECTICHRVFSSGQALGGHKRCHWLTPSTNYLRMKPLNDSSTHHHHSQPLDQPSLDLNLACVDPTVMTIGRDGGGSNHNATTSSNSWLKLASGDWS, from the exons ATGAGCATtg GAAGGAATGTTTGGAACAAGTCAAAGCAGCACCAAGTGTCATTAGCGCAATGACTCAACTACTTAGAACCACA AAACACCAAACCCATTATGTCCACTGAAAACAAGGGCTTGATCCACCTTTTTAACTCA TCACCAAACACTTACTTtagacacacacatcaaaaaGCTATGGACTCATCATACACTGATCTTGTCATGTTCAACAGTCAAGGACAACACGATGAGGGCAACATGTCACGTCTACCATGGAAGAGGGAGAGATCGAACCATCTTAACTTGTCTCCAGACGAGGATGAAGAGCTTGCCAACTGTCTTGTGTTGCTGTCCAATTCAGGGAATGCTTACAAGAACGAGCGCAAAAccgtgaaaaaacaaaaaaccgcACATGTTTTCCAATGCAAAGGTTGCAAGAAAGTGTTTGCGTCGCATCAGGCATTGGGTGGACACAGGGCAAGCCACAAGAAAGTGAAAGGTTGTTTTGCCTCTCAAGATAAAAAagcggaggaggaagaagaggaggaatacaaagaagaagaggatgaggaggaggaggatgaggaggaggaCAAGCCTCACATCACCACCAGAAAGAGATCCAACGCTCACGAATGCACAATCTGCCATCGCGTATTCTCATCGGGACAAGCATTAGGAGGTCACAAGAGATGTCACTGGTTAACACCTTCCACTAATTATCTTCGTATGAAGCCACTAAATGATTCTTctactcatcatcatcattctcaGCCGCTAGATCAACCATCTCTAGATCTCAACTTAGCTTGCGTTGATCCAACGGTCATGACTATCGGGAGAGATGGTGGTGGCAGCAATCACAATGCTACTACTTCATCTAATTCATGGCTAAAACTCGCTAGTGGTGACTGGTCTTAA
- the LOC103865637 gene encoding type III polyketide synthase A: MSSSGMNGVKKQISTRRVANPGKATVLALGKAFPSQVVPQEHLVEGFLRDTKCDDPFIKEKLEHLCKTTTVKTRYTVLSREILDKYPELTTEGSPTIKQRLEIANEAVVEMALEASLGCIKEWGRTVEDITHIVYVSSSEIRLPGGDLYLSAKLGLKSDVNRVMLYFLGCYGGVTGLRVAKDIAENNPGSRVLLTTSETTILGFRPPNKARPYDLVGAALFGDGAAAVIIGADPLPSEAPFMELHYAVQQFVPGTQTVIDGRLTEEGINFKLGRDLPQKIEENIEEFCKKLMGKAGDDSMEFNDMFWTVHPGGPAILNRLETKLKLGREKLECSRRALVDYGNVSSNTILYVMEYMRDELKKKGDGAQEWGLGLAFGPGITFEGLLLRSLAST, from the exons atgtctAGCTCTGGTATGAATGGTGTTAAGAAGCAAATCAGCACAAGGCGTGTGGCAAATCCAGGAAAGGCAACAGTGCTTGCTCTTGGCAAGGCCTTCCCAAGCCAAGTGGTTCCTCAGGAGCATCTAGTGGAGGGCTTTCTACGTGACACCAAATGTGATGACCCCTTTATCAAAGAGAAGCTAGAACACTTGT GCAAAACCACAACTGTGAAGACCCGCTACACGGTGTTATCCCGAGAGATACTAGATAAGTACCCTGAGCTAACAACAGAAGGCTCACCAACAATCAAGCAAAGGCTAGAGATAGCGAACGAGGCGGTTGTGGAAATGGCACTTGAAGCAAGCTTGGGCTGCATCAAGGAATGGGGAAGGACAGTGGAAGACATCACTCACATCGTCTACGTTTCCTCAAGCGAGATCCGCTTACCTGGCGGCGACCTTTACCTCTCAGCCAAGCTAGGCCTAAAGAGCGACGTGAACAGAGTAATGCTTTATTTTCTAGGCTGCTACGGAGGCGTAACAGGCCTCCGTGTGGCCAAAGACATCGCTGAGAACAACCCCGGAAGCCGTGTTCTCCTCACAACCTCTGAAACCACCATCCTCGGGTTCCGACCACCGAACAAAGCTCGCCCTTACGACCTGGTCGGGGCAGCTTTGTTCGGGGACGGTGCAGCTGCTGTGATCATAGGAGCGGACCCTTTACCCTCTGAAGCTCCTTTCATGGAGCTTCACTACGCTGTTCAGCAGTTTGTGCCTGGGACACAGACCGTGATCGACGGGAGATTGACGGAGGAAGGGATTAACTTCAAGCTGGGACGAGATCTCCCTCAGAAGATAGAAGAGAACATTGAGGAGTTTTGCAAGAAGCTGATGGGGAAAGCTGGTGATGATTCTATGGAGTTTAATGACATGTTTTGGACCGTTCATCCGGGAGGACCTGCGATTCTGAACCGTCTTGAGACGAAACTGAAGCTGGGGAGAGAGAAGCTGGAGTGCAGCAGAAGGGCGTTGGTGGATTATGGGAACGTGAGTAGTAACACTATATTGTATGTGATGGAGTATATGAGAGATGAGTTGAAGAAGAAAGGTGATGGTGCGCAAGAGTGGGGTCTTGGCTTAGCTTTTGGACCTGGAATCACCTTTGAAGGTCTTCTCCTCCGTAGCCTCGCATCTACCTGA
- the LOC103865638 gene encoding uncharacterized protein LOC103865638 isoform X2 has product MVRTTKPKSAERVGKGKVTPMQVAFLVDRYLCDNRFLETRSVFRSEASSLISKSPLREVPCSLIPLDDILNEYISLKEQKVIVDQEKARLDQEKTRVQNLLQGMQDVMNVYNSTAASAPPPPAITSSAAPTAIQVAASTSQPSNSIVVSPLGGAVHHSAPNLMSASLPGNKRVGNFTAPSSTQSVTRKRKSPEVSLGAPPPTSVSSKGMKKIPRAAAAKGTNYLTFQPSPNTQTPVNNNSVANDSSDLTSTVAKRLCYGPSDMSPPTTNSACPKTPQKQLSPQQEVTPPTNCTILTKERITVSPNKQIGSYTVERSRIVSSFSPVKSSKRDHVKGRLNFDDDDEEATMHSDAPASGDLVSSSYSSGSGSGSEAEVDLFDIDFLNENFPFSEVLGDFDLGCEGITDSCLPQPSDFHMETASGSSPGSVNENLVPDQVVSEFTSTVTEMIQEKDMNTQGSDSMTTVKSITKCLRILSPAKSSRQRSPN; this is encoded by the exons ATGGTGAGGACGACCAAACCCAAGAGCGCGGAGCGTGTAGGCAAGGGTAAAGTCACTCCAATGCAAGTCGCCTTCCTCGTGGACCGCTACCTCTGCGACAACCGCTTCTTAGAGACCCGATCCGTTTTCAGATCCGAAGCTTCTTCACTCATCTCCAAATCTCCTCTTCGCgaa GTTCCGTGCAGTTTGATACCACTGGACGATATTTTAAACGAATACATAAGCCTCAAGGAGCAAAAGGTCATTGTCGATCAAGAGAAAGCTAGACTCGATCAAGAGAAGACTCGAGTTCAGAATCTTTTACAAGGGATGCAAGATGTCATGAACGTTTACAACTCCACCGCCGCAtcagctcctcctcctccggcgaTTACGTCATCAGCAGCTCCGACGGCTATTCAAGTGGCTGCCTCTACTTCTCAACCGAGCAATAGCATCGTCGTCTCTCCCTTAG GCGGGGCAGTGCATCATAGCGCACCTAATCTTATGTCAGCATCATTGCCAGGAAACAAAAGAGTTGGAAACTTCACAGCACCTTCCAGTACTCAGTCTGTAACCAGAAAGCGAAAGAGTCCTGAGGTTTCTCTAGGAGCTCCTCCTCCTACTTCTGTTTCTAGTAAAGG GATGAAAAAGATTCCACGAGCTGCTGCTGCCAAGGGCACTAACTACTTGACGTTTCAGCCGTCACCTAACACTCAAACGCCAGTGAATAATAACAGTGTAGCTAATGACTCGTCTGATCTTACATCAACTGTGGCAAAGCGTTTGTGTTACGGACCATCAGACATGTCACCTCCGACAACCAATTCAGCTTGTCCGAAGACACCACAAAAGCAGTTATCTCCTCAGCAAGAAGTTACTCCTCCTACAAACTGCACAATCCTCACCAAGGAGAGAATCACAGTCAGTCCTAACAAGCAGATTGGTTCTTACACAGTGGAAAGGAGCCGTattgtttcttctttttcgCCGGTTAAGTCGAGTAAGAGAGATCATGTGAAAGGAAGGCTCAACTTCGATGATGACGATGAAGAAGCCACAATGCACTCAGACGCACCTGCTTCTGGAGATTTGGTTTCGTCTTCTTATTCATCAGGCTCTGGCTCTGGCTCCGAAGCAGAAGTTGATTTGTTTGATATTGATTTCCTGAACGAAAACTTTCCATTCTCGGAGGTACTAGGCGATTTTGATCTTGGTTGTGAAGGAATAACAGACTCTTGCCTGCCACAGCCCTCAGACTTTCACATGGAGACTGCTTCAGG GTCATCTCCTGGATCAGTGAATGAGAATCTAGTGCCTGACCAGGTTGTGTCTGAGTTTACTTCAACGGTAACAGAAATGATTCAAGAAAAAGACATGAACACACAAG GATCTGACTCCATGACTACTGTAAAGTCCATAACAAAATGCCTACGAATCTTAAGTCCTG CCAAGAGTAGCAGACAAAGAAGTCCAAATTGA
- the LOC103865638 gene encoding uncharacterized protein LOC103865638 isoform X1, producing MVRTTKPKSAERVGKGKVTPMQVAFLVDRYLCDNRFLETRSVFRSEASSLISKSPLREVPCSLIPLDDILNEYISLKEQKVIVDQEKARLDQEKTRVQNLLQGMQDVMNVYNSTAASAPPPPAITSSAAPTAIQVAASTSQPSNSIVVSPLGGAVHHSAPNLMSASLPGNKRVGNFTAPSSTQSVTRKRKSPEVSLGAPPPTSVSSKGVMKKIPRAAAAKGTNYLTFQPSPNTQTPVNNNSVANDSSDLTSTVAKRLCYGPSDMSPPTTNSACPKTPQKQLSPQQEVTPPTNCTILTKERITVSPNKQIGSYTVERSRIVSSFSPVKSSKRDHVKGRLNFDDDDEEATMHSDAPASGDLVSSSYSSGSGSGSEAEVDLFDIDFLNENFPFSEVLGDFDLGCEGITDSCLPQPSDFHMETASGSSPGSVNENLVPDQVVSEFTSTVTEMIQEKDMNTQGSDSMTTVKSITKCLRILSPAKSSRQRSPN from the exons ATGGTGAGGACGACCAAACCCAAGAGCGCGGAGCGTGTAGGCAAGGGTAAAGTCACTCCAATGCAAGTCGCCTTCCTCGTGGACCGCTACCTCTGCGACAACCGCTTCTTAGAGACCCGATCCGTTTTCAGATCCGAAGCTTCTTCACTCATCTCCAAATCTCCTCTTCGCgaa GTTCCGTGCAGTTTGATACCACTGGACGATATTTTAAACGAATACATAAGCCTCAAGGAGCAAAAGGTCATTGTCGATCAAGAGAAAGCTAGACTCGATCAAGAGAAGACTCGAGTTCAGAATCTTTTACAAGGGATGCAAGATGTCATGAACGTTTACAACTCCACCGCCGCAtcagctcctcctcctccggcgaTTACGTCATCAGCAGCTCCGACGGCTATTCAAGTGGCTGCCTCTACTTCTCAACCGAGCAATAGCATCGTCGTCTCTCCCTTAG GCGGGGCAGTGCATCATAGCGCACCTAATCTTATGTCAGCATCATTGCCAGGAAACAAAAGAGTTGGAAACTTCACAGCACCTTCCAGTACTCAGTCTGTAACCAGAAAGCGAAAGAGTCCTGAGGTTTCTCTAGGAGCTCCTCCTCCTACTTCTGTTTCTAGTAAAG GGGTGATGAAAAAGATTCCACGAGCTGCTGCTGCCAAGGGCACTAACTACTTGACGTTTCAGCCGTCACCTAACACTCAAACGCCAGTGAATAATAACAGTGTAGCTAATGACTCGTCTGATCTTACATCAACTGTGGCAAAGCGTTTGTGTTACGGACCATCAGACATGTCACCTCCGACAACCAATTCAGCTTGTCCGAAGACACCACAAAAGCAGTTATCTCCTCAGCAAGAAGTTACTCCTCCTACAAACTGCACAATCCTCACCAAGGAGAGAATCACAGTCAGTCCTAACAAGCAGATTGGTTCTTACACAGTGGAAAGGAGCCGTattgtttcttctttttcgCCGGTTAAGTCGAGTAAGAGAGATCATGTGAAAGGAAGGCTCAACTTCGATGATGACGATGAAGAAGCCACAATGCACTCAGACGCACCTGCTTCTGGAGATTTGGTTTCGTCTTCTTATTCATCAGGCTCTGGCTCTGGCTCCGAAGCAGAAGTTGATTTGTTTGATATTGATTTCCTGAACGAAAACTTTCCATTCTCGGAGGTACTAGGCGATTTTGATCTTGGTTGTGAAGGAATAACAGACTCTTGCCTGCCACAGCCCTCAGACTTTCACATGGAGACTGCTTCAGG GTCATCTCCTGGATCAGTGAATGAGAATCTAGTGCCTGACCAGGTTGTGTCTGAGTTTACTTCAACGGTAACAGAAATGATTCAAGAAAAAGACATGAACACACAAG GATCTGACTCCATGACTACTGTAAAGTCCATAACAAAATGCCTACGAATCTTAAGTCCTG CCAAGAGTAGCAGACAAAGAAGTCCAAATTGA
- the LOC103865641 gene encoding uncharacterized protein LOC103865641: MLTIAKTRTKLIVINRSTMGNVFGKTYIMGMVFGKIVVETPKYTVSKSGNGYEVRQYPPAVSAEVTYDPSEFKGDRDGGFQVLAKYIGVFGKPENQKIAMTAPVVTTEGEKIAMTSPVITKEGEKISMTSPVITKEGEKIAMTPPVITKEGEKIAMTSPVITKEGEKIAMTSPVVTKEGGGGERKKKTVTMQFLLPEKYKRAEDAPRPTDERVVIREEGGRKYGVVTFSGTAGESVVSEKVKKLTSDLERDGFKIVGEFVLARYNPPWTLPPFRTNEVMIPVE; this comes from the coding sequence ATGCTAACCATAGCAAAAACGAGAACCAAACTGATAGTAATAAACAGAAGCACAATGGGAAACGTCTTCGGCAAGACTTACATAATGGGAATGGTGTTCGGTAAGATCGTCGTGGAGACTCCCAAATACACCGTCTCCAAATCTGGCAACGGCTACGAGGTCCGTCAATATCCGCCGGCGGTTTCCGCGGAGGTCACTTACGATCCTTCCGAGTTCAAAGGCGATAGAGACGGCGGCTTTCAGGTCTTGGCTAAGTACATAGGCGTCTTCGGCAAACCGGAGAACCAGAAGATCGCCATGACGGCGCCGGTGGTCACGACGGAGGGGGAGAAGATCGCCATGACGTCACCGGTGATCACTAAGGAAGGAGAGAAAATCTCCATGACGTCACCGGTGATCACTAAGGAGGGTGAGAAGATCGCCATGACGCCACCGGTGATCACCAAGGAAGGGGAGAAGATAGCCATGACGTCACCGGTGATAACTAAGGAAGGGGAGAAGATTGCTATGACGTCACCGGTTGTGACGAaggaaggaggaggaggggagaggaagaagaagacggtgACGATGCAGTTTCTGTTGCCGGAGAAGTACAAGAGGGCGGAGGATGCGCCGCGTCCGACGGACGAGAGGGTGGTGATAAGGGAGGAAGGAGGGAGGAAGTACGGCGTGGTGACGTTCAGTGGGACTGCGGGAGAGAGTGTGGTGAGCGAGAAGGTGAAGAAGCTGACGAGTGATCTCGAGAGAGATGGGTTTAAGATCGTTGGAGAGTTCGTGCTCGCTAGGTATAATCCACCGTGGACGTTGCCTCCGTTTAGGACCAACGAAGTCATGATCCCTGTTGAATGA
- the LOC103865639 gene encoding protein transport protein yos1 encodes MGFWTLMEGLLLFANALAILNEDRFLAPKGWTLAELHQTGKRNSLKGQIVGLIHACQYMRLPLMLFNLIVIVFKLFSG; translated from the coding sequence ATGGGATTCTGGACACTGATGGAAGGGTTGCTGCTATTCGCAAACGCACTTGCCATCCTCAACGAAGACCGTTTCTTAGCTCCCAAAGGATGGACACTCGCGGAGCTTCACCAAACCGGCAAAAGAAACTCCCTCAAAGGCCAAATCGTCGGTCTCATCCACGCCTGCCAGTACATGAGGCTTCCCCTCATGCTCTTCAACTTAATTGTCATCGTCTTTAAACTCTTCTccggttaa